One Phaseolus vulgaris cultivar G19833 chromosome 4, P. vulgaris v2.0, whole genome shotgun sequence DNA window includes the following coding sequences:
- the LOC137837311 gene encoding UPF0481 protein At3g47200-like isoform X2: MEEQSRDLTIEIQRLETLCTEMLQNVKPSEEHGFHMQCINRVPPNIRENNPKAYTPQIVSIGPYHHKANNSFEPMEEHKLKYLKGFLNRTQLPIREFVVKIKELEEDIRLCYTNPMKFNRDDFLKMILVDACFIIELFLRMFEYNDWKQDPLFVKPWIQVHIQHDLILLENQLPFFVLEQLYNLTGMGQNFLDITFKYFRNMSLGNVCPEKSPKHFTDFLRSSAISSSKLDLENPDKYFREVKQLYSASQLKEAGLKFKASTDEGLLDLTYLKKGVLTMPILNIYDGTEIIFRNIMAYEQCQLLDEITFTQYVAILDFLINTEKDVNLLVDKKIIVNWTGDSTKVVTMINNLSSDLMLPYFHQHYFSLCNSLNDFYENPRNKYKAIFVHEYFNTPWKIASTTAAIMLIFLTFIQAVCSIVSIFYGN, translated from the exons ATGGAAGAACAATCGAGAGATTTAACAATTGAAATACAACGTTTAGAGACCTTATGTACTGAGATGCTTCAAAATGTTAAACCTTCAGAAGAGCATGGTTTCCATATGCAATGCATTAATAGGGTACCACCAAATATTCGTGAAAATAATCCCAAAGCCTACACTCCTCAAATTGTTTCCATTGGCCCTTATCATCACAAAGCAAACAATAGTTTTGAGCCAATGGAAGAACATAAACTCAAATATCTCAAGGGATTTCTAAATCGAACACAACTACCTATAAGAGAATTTGTTGTCAAAATTAAAGAGTTGGAAGAAGATATTCGACTTTGTTATACAAATCCTATGAAATTTAATAGAGATGATTTCTTAAAGATGATTTTGGTTGATGCTTGCTTCATAATTGAGCTTTTTCTAAGAATGTTTGAATACAATGATTGGAAACAAGACCCTTTGTTTGTAAAACCATGGATACAAGTGCATATTCAGCATGACTTGATATTATTGGAAAATCAACTTCCATTCTTTGTTCTTGAACAACTTTACAACCTCACTGGTATGGGTCAGAATTTTCTTGACATTACTTTCAAGTATTTTAGGAACATGTCTTTAGGAAATGTGTGTCCAGAAAAGAGTCCAAAACACTTCACTGATTTTTTAAGATCTTCTGCAATATCATCATCAAAACTTGATCTTGAAAATCCAGACAAATATTTCAGAGAAGTTAAACAATTATACAGTGCAAGCCAACTAAAGGAGGCAGGTCTTAAGTTCAAGGCCAGTACGGATGAAGGCTTACTGGACTTGACCTATCTTAAGAAGGGAGTGTTGACAATGCCAATCTTGAATATATATGATGGGACAGAAATTATCTTCCGAAATATAATGGCATATGAGCAATGTCAACTTTTAGATGAAATAACCTTCACTCAATATGTAGCGATTCTAGATTTTCTTATAAATACTGAAAAAGATGTGAACTTACTTGTTGATAAGAAAATTATTGTGAATTGGACTGGTGATTCTACTAAAGTGGTTACAATGATTAATAACTTGAGCTCAGACCTTATGTTGCCATATTTCCATCAACATTATTTCTCCCTCTGCAATAGCTTGAATGATTTCTATGAAAACCCACGCAACAAGTACAAGGCTATCTTCGTACACGAGTACTTCAACACTCCTTGGAAAATAGCATCTACTACTGCTGCAATTATGCTAATTTTCCTCACATTTATTCAGGCTGTATGTTCAATCGTCTCAATATTTTATG GTAACTAA
- the LOC137837311 gene encoding UPF0481 protein At3g47200-like isoform X1 has product MEEQSRDLTIEIQRLETLCTEMLQNVKPSEEHGFHMQCINRVPPNIRENNPKAYTPQIVSIGPYHHKANNSFEPMEEHKLKYLKGFLNRTQLPIREFVVKIKELEEDIRLCYTNPMKFNRDDFLKMILVDACFIIELFLRMFEYNDWKQDPLFVKPWIQVHIQHDLILLENQLPFFVLEQLYNLTGMGQNFLDITFKYFRNMSLGNVCPEKSPKHFTDFLRSSAISSSKLDLENPDKYFREVKQLYSASQLKEAGLKFKASTDEGLLDLTYLKKGVLTMPILNIYDGTEIIFRNIMAYEQCQLLDEITFTQYVAILDFLINTEKDVNLLVDKKIIVNWTGDSTKVVTMINNLSSDLMLPYFHQHYFSLCNSLNDFYENPRNKYKAIFVHEYFNTPWKIASTTAAIMLIFLTFIQAVCSIVSIFYAMNIIVYALDSNELLKVSECSSAKEMWNTLEETRNQGVP; this is encoded by the coding sequence ATGGAAGAACAATCGAGAGATTTAACAATTGAAATACAACGTTTAGAGACCTTATGTACTGAGATGCTTCAAAATGTTAAACCTTCAGAAGAGCATGGTTTCCATATGCAATGCATTAATAGGGTACCACCAAATATTCGTGAAAATAATCCCAAAGCCTACACTCCTCAAATTGTTTCCATTGGCCCTTATCATCACAAAGCAAACAATAGTTTTGAGCCAATGGAAGAACATAAACTCAAATATCTCAAGGGATTTCTAAATCGAACACAACTACCTATAAGAGAATTTGTTGTCAAAATTAAAGAGTTGGAAGAAGATATTCGACTTTGTTATACAAATCCTATGAAATTTAATAGAGATGATTTCTTAAAGATGATTTTGGTTGATGCTTGCTTCATAATTGAGCTTTTTCTAAGAATGTTTGAATACAATGATTGGAAACAAGACCCTTTGTTTGTAAAACCATGGATACAAGTGCATATTCAGCATGACTTGATATTATTGGAAAATCAACTTCCATTCTTTGTTCTTGAACAACTTTACAACCTCACTGGTATGGGTCAGAATTTTCTTGACATTACTTTCAAGTATTTTAGGAACATGTCTTTAGGAAATGTGTGTCCAGAAAAGAGTCCAAAACACTTCACTGATTTTTTAAGATCTTCTGCAATATCATCATCAAAACTTGATCTTGAAAATCCAGACAAATATTTCAGAGAAGTTAAACAATTATACAGTGCAAGCCAACTAAAGGAGGCAGGTCTTAAGTTCAAGGCCAGTACGGATGAAGGCTTACTGGACTTGACCTATCTTAAGAAGGGAGTGTTGACAATGCCAATCTTGAATATATATGATGGGACAGAAATTATCTTCCGAAATATAATGGCATATGAGCAATGTCAACTTTTAGATGAAATAACCTTCACTCAATATGTAGCGATTCTAGATTTTCTTATAAATACTGAAAAAGATGTGAACTTACTTGTTGATAAGAAAATTATTGTGAATTGGACTGGTGATTCTACTAAAGTGGTTACAATGATTAATAACTTGAGCTCAGACCTTATGTTGCCATATTTCCATCAACATTATTTCTCCCTCTGCAATAGCTTGAATGATTTCTATGAAAACCCACGCAACAAGTACAAGGCTATCTTCGTACACGAGTACTTCAACACTCCTTGGAAAATAGCATCTACTACTGCTGCAATTATGCTAATTTTCCTCACATTTATTCAGGCTGTATGTTCAATCGTCTCAATATTTTATG